In Desulfosediminicola ganghwensis, a single window of DNA contains:
- a CDS encoding IS110 family transposase, which translates to MDQQIFIGIDVSKTKLDIAVRPTKEKWSTANAPTEISALVKRFEELQPTLIVLESTGGLEIPLVSELAKKFLPIVVVNPRQVRDFAKATGKLAKTDSIDSEIIARFGEAIRPEPRPIKDEQARELDAVLVRRRQIVDMLTMEKNRLRCSTKHVRKDLEAHIKWLEKRLQNVDGDLQKLIQQSDVWRVNDKILQSVPGVGPVLSLALLAGLPELGQLNRKEVAALAGVAPLNRDSGFFRGSRRIWGGRAQIRSVLYMGALTAARCNPVIRTFHEQLIARGKKPKVALTACMRKLLTILNVMVRNQTTWSPTYAEQR; encoded by the coding sequence ATGGATCAACAGATATTTATTGGAATTGATGTATCAAAAACTAAGCTGGACATCGCCGTTCGGCCAACCAAGGAAAAATGGAGTACAGCCAATGCTCCAACGGAAATTTCCGCTCTGGTAAAACGCTTTGAGGAATTACAGCCTACATTGATTGTTCTTGAATCAACGGGCGGCCTTGAGATTCCCCTCGTAAGTGAACTTGCCAAGAAATTCCTACCCATTGTCGTAGTAAACCCCAGACAGGTGAGGGACTTTGCTAAAGCTACTGGCAAGTTGGCAAAAACAGATTCTATCGATTCTGAAATAATCGCTCGATTTGGTGAAGCTATTCGACCAGAACCTCGACCGATCAAAGACGAGCAAGCTCGAGAATTGGATGCTGTTCTAGTGCGCCGCAGGCAAATTGTGGACATGTTAACTATGGAAAAAAATCGCCTTAGATGCTCTACAAAACATGTTCGCAAAGATCTTGAAGCACATATCAAATGGCTGGAAAAACGTTTGCAAAACGTTGATGGGGATCTCCAAAAGCTCATCCAGCAATCAGATGTCTGGCGAGTAAACGATAAAATATTACAAAGCGTGCCAGGTGTAGGACCAGTATTGTCGCTTGCACTCCTAGCAGGCTTGCCTGAGTTGGGCCAACTCAACAGAAAAGAGGTGGCAGCACTGGCCGGAGTAGCTCCACTCAATCGAGATAGCGGCTTTTTTCGCGGTTCCCGAAGAATATGGGGAGGGAGAGCCCAGATAAGATCTGTCTTGTACATGGGGGCTTTGACAGCCGCACGCTGCAACCCTGTCATCAGGACTTTCCACGAGCAATTAATTGCTCGTGGAAAAAAGCCTAAGGTTGCTCTGACGGCATGCATGCGGAAACTCTTAACCATCCTAAATGTCATGGTGAGAAATCAAACCACTTGGTCGCCTACTTATGCTGAACAAAGATGA